In Sphaerospermopsis torques-reginae ITEP-024, the genomic window AGACATACCAGTAATTACCAAATCAGGTTTTAACTCATAAATTCTTTGCACCTGATTATAATTATCCGGTTTTTCCACAATCCTTGGTAAAGGAACATTCATTTCCTGACAAGTCTTTTCTAACAAAGCTAACTCCGCAGCTTGATAGCGTTTATCCATGTAAGGAATACCGATTTCTGGAACAGTCATTCCACAACGAACCAAAAACCGAGCTAAAGAAATTTCCAACAAATTATCACCCATGAAAAACACAGATTTACCGCGAATTAATTTCACGTAATCTTCTAAATTTTCCCAAATCTGCGCTTCTCTTTCATCTAAACCTTTGGGTGTAATGCCAAAAACAGAACAGATTTTTTCTACCCATGCACGAGTTCCATCTGGACCAATGGGAAATGGTGCGCCTATTAATTTACATTTTCTGCGTCTCATTAAAGTTGTTGCAGTACGACTTAAAAAAGGATTCACACCAGCAACATAATAACCTTCTTCTAAAACAGGTAATTCTGTAAATCTTTTTGCAGGTAGCCAACCAGAAACTTTAATTCCTTGTTTCTTCAATTCTAAAGTTAATTGAGTAACAACTGGATCAGGTAAAGAACCGAATAAAACCAAAGGTGGATGATCTACATATTCTGATTCTTCCTGTACAACATCTTCCTTTTTCTTGCCAAAATGTAATAACTTTTGAATTGCATTCCGTTCATTTTTTTCTGTTTCTGTAATCGGTGCTTGATCAGGACAACGATTAGCCATTGCAGCTAAAACCGTATCTTCTCCCTGAGTAAAAGCATAATCCAAACCATTAGCGCGAGCAACAACAATAGGAATACCAATTTCCGCTTCTAACTTGGGGGCTAAACCTTCCAAGTCCATTTTAATAATTTCCGTGGTACAAGTACCAATCCAAACGATAACACTAGGATTGCGATCGCGTTTAATTTGCTCACACAATCTTTTCAATTCTTGATAATCATTTAACTGAGCCGAAATATCACCTTCTTCTAACTCAGCCATCGCATAACGGGGTTCAGCAAAAATCATCACCCCCATCGCATTTTGCAGAAAATAACCGCAAGTTTTTGTACCAATTACTAAAAAGAAACTATCTTCAATTTTTTGATATAACCAAGCCACACAACTAATCGGGCAAAAAGTATGATAATTACCAGTTTCACATTCAAAATTTAAAGCGGTATTTTCTGTAACGATAGTCATTGTAATCTTCTCCCCTTAATTTTTAATGCTTACAAGTCAGGAGTCAGGTGACAGGAGTTTTTTATTTTGGATTTTGGATTTTGGATTTTGGATTGTTTTTGTTATCTCCAATCTAAAATCTAAAATCTAAAATTTTCTTCCCCAGTCCCCAGTCCCCAGTCCCCAGTCACCTATTCACTGATTTAATTGTTGGGGAAGAGACGAGCCATTTCTGACTCATCAAAAACCTCAGATGGTAATTCTTCACCTAAAAGGTTATTATTTTCTTCACCCTTTTCTAGAGATGAATCATCTCCCCAGACATCAGAAATCACATCACTAAATGCACTTTCATTTTCTTGATTTAAATTATCAAATCCATTGTCATTAGATAGATTGAAATTATCTAAATCCTGATCTTCTTTATCCTCTGTCAAACTGATTGAATCAAAGGACATTTCAGTAAATTCACTCACTCCTTCTACAATCGATGCTGGTTCAAACTCCGCTGATAAACTTTGAGCAGATACATAACCTGCATTAAACCCATCCTCAGTTTTTAGTGAATCTTTTTCTTCCCACTGATGATTATGTAAATCAATAACACTAAAATCAGCAATTGCTGATGGTTGGGGTTCAGAAATGTATTCTGTAGCTGTTTCGGAAGCACGAGAGTACATTTCTGGTTCTTTTGTAGGACTCAAACGATTACCAAGAACAATATCTGGGTCAAAATGTAACCCAAGCAGGTCAATCAAAGTATCAGCATCGGGATTTAATTTGGCAAAAGGAAACATCAACTGGGCTAATCTAGGTTCCAGGGCATTGACTACCCCCAGAATCAGGTAAGAGGAAGGGCGCTTCCCACCATCGGGTGTATAAACCGATTCCACTGCCATTTGGAGAATAATCCAGTCACGGTTGACCTGAAAGAACTGTAACCACTTTTGTTTGATTGAATCCGTCAAACTATCAAAGAAGGCCATAGTCTCCCCCATCCTGAAGAGGTAAATTGTTTTATACAATCATCAAGTCTAATTCCTCTTCCGGATTTGTTACCTGTGGTTTACCCGGATTTAAATAAAAATCTGACAAAAGTGAAAAAAGTTCACGATCAGGGGCATCGTTAGGAACAACACCTTCAGGAAGCGCTAATATCTGATCAGCTACACTAAGGTAATAGTCACAAACGTATCTCAGGGAAGGATCTGATTCTGCCATTTCAAAAAGTGTTTTTCCTTTAACACGGGAAACACGAATATCTTCTATTAAAGGTAATACTTCTAAAACTGGCATTGGTACGGCTTCTACGTACTTATCAATTAAGTCACGTTTAGCAGTACGATTACCGATTAACCCCGCTAGTCTCAGGGGGTGAGTTCTGGCTTTTTCACGGACGGAAGCAGCGATGCGGTTAGCAGCAAATAAGGCATCAAAACCGTTGTCTGTAACGATCATACAGTAGTCGGCATAGTTCAAAGGTGCTGCAAAACCACCACAAACCACATCACCGAGAACGTCAAATAAAATTACGTCATATTCATCAAAAGCGTTAAGTTCTTTTAAGAGTTTGACTGTTTCACCTACCACATAACCGCCACATCCCGCACCTGCTGGCGGTCCACCGGCTTCCACGCAGTCAACTCCACCATAGCCTTTATAAATCACATCCTCTGGCCAAACATCTTCGTAGTGATAGTCTTTCTCTTGCAGGGTGTCGATGATGGTAGGAATCAAAAACCCGGTTAGGGTAAAGGTGCTGTCGTGTTTGGGGTCACAACCAATTTGCAGCACTTTTTTACCCCGTTTAGCTAGGGCTACGGATATATTACAGCTGGTTGTAGATTTACCGATACCGCCTTTTCCATACACTGCTAATTTCATTTTTCCTTACCTCTTATAGTTTCTTTTCTTAGCTCGTACCTTTACCCAGCACTCAACCAGTTAGATGTGTGAGGTCTGTGAGTGCCATTATTGTGCAAATTCCTAGAAAAGCAAAGGGTCTAAAAATCAGAAAATCAAAGATAATTGATTTCTTACAACGATATTTTTATATATAAAGCTTAAATAAACTTTAAAATCTCGAAAAAATCTTAAAAACCTCATTTATTCATATTTTTAAACTTTTTATATAAAAAAAGTTACAAAAGACAAATTAGATAAAATACTATTTTATTAATGGTTTCCATAGAATTATTCAATCATGGCTCAAGTTTATTAAGCAGCAAATAAGATGTTATTGCTGATGAGCATAACTATCGTCAGTGCATACCAGGAGAATAGACTTGAGATTTGAGAGAGGAGATAAAAGGATATAAATTTAGGGTTTTTGGGGCGGGAAGAAAACAAAAGTAATCTGCATCTATCTTTGATCTCTGAGTATCTGCGATTATTGTTGTTAATTAATATTAAATATTCAAATATCTGAGAAAAGTTAATCAAATCATGACATAGTTAAATTTTATGTATAATCATGTGTAATTATTAATTTTTTCCAGATCATTAATTTCCTGTAAAGATTGCCAGCCTGCGTGCCATTGAGAGTTATCCTGTAATAACTTGGCATTGATCCAAAAACGCACATTAGGATCACAAGCAGCTACCATTTCCGCATAGACCCATTTACCCTGATTTTTACGGTTAACAACCTGAAAATGTCGCCAACCATCAACTTTTTGCTGTGCTGTCCACTTAGAACCCAGTAAATGAGGAAACTTTTGTTTTTTGGGCATTGGTAATTGGTGATTGGGGACTGGTGATTGGTAAAAATTAAAAAATTAATATAATTTATTGAACACCCAAACATCATACCAATAATATGGTAAACACATACTTGTATTTATAGACGCTCTTCTCTGCTACTCTGCGCCTCTGCGTGAAACAAAAAGCATTAAGCAAAATTAGACAAAAAAGAAAAACTTTCACCAAGGTTTTACTTATTTTTTAACTTATAATTTACCCTTGGATTTTACACATATCATACCACAAAAATCTTGTGTGTCAATATCAATCCTGAAACGACGGAAACTCGTTAGTAATTGACATATATTCTCAAGATTATTGAGAATAAAGGGGGATTATTGTCAATAAACCACATC contains:
- a CDS encoding ferredoxin:protochlorophyllide reductase (ATP-dependent) subunit N, translating into MTIVTENTALNFECETGNYHTFCPISCVAWLYQKIEDSFFLVIGTKTCGYFLQNAMGVMIFAEPRYAMAELEEGDISAQLNDYQELKRLCEQIKRDRNPSVIVWIGTCTTEIIKMDLEGLAPKLEAEIGIPIVVARANGLDYAFTQGEDTVLAAMANRCPDQAPITETEKNERNAIQKLLHFGKKKEDVVQEESEYVDHPPLVLFGSLPDPVVTQLTLELKKQGIKVSGWLPAKRFTELPVLEEGYYVAGVNPFLSRTATTLMRRRKCKLIGAPFPIGPDGTRAWVEKICSVFGITPKGLDEREAQIWENLEDYVKLIRGKSVFFMGDNLLEISLARFLVRCGMTVPEIGIPYMDKRYQAAELALLEKTCQEMNVPLPRIVEKPDNYNQVQRIYELKPDLVITGMSHANPLEARGINTKWSVEFTFAQIHGFGNARDILELVTRPLRRNNNLKDLGWDKLVREEAKV
- a CDS encoding TIGR02450 family Trp-rich protein — encoded protein: MPKKQKFPHLLGSKWTAQQKVDGWRHFQVVNRKNQGKWVYAEMVAACDPNVRFWINAKLLQDNSQWHAGWQSLQEINDLEKINNYT
- a CDS encoding DUF5331 domain-containing protein; the encoded protein is MAFFDSLTDSIKQKWLQFFQVNRDWIILQMAVESVYTPDGGKRPSSYLILGVVNALEPRLAQLMFPFAKLNPDADTLIDLLGLHFDPDIVLGNRLSPTKEPEMYSRASETATEYISEPQPSAIADFSVIDLHNHQWEEKDSLKTEDGFNAGYVSAQSLSAEFEPASIVEGVSEFTEMSFDSISLTEDKEDQDLDNFNLSNDNGFDNLNQENESAFSDVISDVWGDDSSLEKGEENNNLLGEELPSEVFDESEMARLFPNN
- the bchL gene encoding ferredoxin:protochlorophyllide reductase (ATP-dependent) iron-sulfur ATP-binding protein produces the protein MKLAVYGKGGIGKSTTSCNISVALAKRGKKVLQIGCDPKHDSTFTLTGFLIPTIIDTLQEKDYHYEDVWPEDVIYKGYGGVDCVEAGGPPAGAGCGGYVVGETVKLLKELNAFDEYDVILFDVLGDVVCGGFAAPLNYADYCMIVTDNGFDALFAANRIAASVREKARTHPLRLAGLIGNRTAKRDLIDKYVEAVPMPVLEVLPLIEDIRVSRVKGKTLFEMAESDPSLRYVCDYYLSVADQILALPEGVVPNDAPDRELFSLLSDFYLNPGKPQVTNPEEELDLMIV